A genome region from Arachis duranensis cultivar V14167 chromosome 6, aradu.V14167.gnm2.J7QH, whole genome shotgun sequence includes the following:
- the LOC107495676 gene encoding uncharacterized protein LOC107495676, which translates to MVSGLVMEIGNGMQTRFWEDNWIQGGVLKGSYPRLYSISSQQGLLIGDCGFWDGLDWIWNFQWRRELFQWELELVNQLHERLRPVRLSSGREDSVVWKFDNKGVFSTRSVIQAIQAETLSAEITSYSFTSSVWKGFVPPRIELFGWFVLVDRVNTKERLGKIGVNILGDSLCVMCTKELESAEHLFLRCEVAWQVWCKWLRSLGREWVIPGTIREMFESWHGLHNREQGQQMWMIVFFAVIWNIWLERNARIFKNTRASLEVIHTKTVMSYTEWRGDDSGGGC; encoded by the coding sequence ATGGTAAGTGGACTGGTAATGGAAATAGGCAATGGTATGCAAACCCGATTTTGGGAAGATAACTGGATTCAAGGGGGTGTTCTCAAAGGGAGTTATCCGAGACTATACTCTATCTCAAGCCAGCAAGGACTTCTAATTGGGGACTGTGGCTTTTGGGATGGGCTTGATTGGATTTGGAATTTCCAATGGAGGAGGGAGTTGTTCCAATGGGAGCTAGAACTTGTCAATCAGCTGCATGAGAGGTTAAGGCCAGTGAGGTTGTCATCAGGTCGGGAGGACAGCGTGGTCTGGAAGTTTGACAATAAAGGTGTTTTCTCTACTCGTTCTGTGATACAGGCTATACAAGCGGAGACTCTTTCGGCTGAAATAACGAGTTATAGTTTCACGAGCTCCGTTTGGAAAGGTTTTGTTCCTCCGAGGATTGAGCTATTTGGGTGGTTTGTGCTAGTTGATCGAGTTAACACCAAGGAGCGGCTGGGTAAAATAGGAGTCAACATTCTGGGGGATAGTTTGTGTGTAATGTGTACTAAGGAATTAGAATCTGCTGAGCATTTATTCCTTAGGTGTGAGGTAgcttggcaggtgtggtgtAAGTGGTTGAGGTCACTAGGTAGAGAGTGGGTGATCCCTGGAACCATTAGGGAAATGTTTGAAAGCTGGCATGGCTTGCATAATAGAGAACAAGGGCAGCAGATGTGGATGATAGTGTTCTTTGCAGTTATTTGGAACATCTGGTTGGAACGGAATGCACGAATCTTTAAGAATACAAGAGCAAGCCTGGAGGTAATCCACACAAAGACGGTGATGAGCTATACAGAATGGCGTGGTGATGATTCTGGGGGAGGCTGTTGA
- the LOC107495878 gene encoding uncharacterized protein LOC107495878 produces the protein MVPVPSLAIPSPPKLRVNLFQCQPCQAHRCSEIHLPHRIFCTRTRSVKVKVSTADHNEPNGVNMQLGVLGEKLRAAIPTSVQEFPWRKAEQIVLERVVFLVQEAAKWSLVLFFVFGSLSDVVYTFSINRELIMPVGLFVGCLMADFLKEISQELFHKSEEKDLKWHLLGLYSFFVFVKFISTRFAIQPHVFLLHVGNGGLMQVLWSWRKSMENATSKSEENNTSNLESS, from the exons ATGGTGCCTGTTCCTTCTCTTGCAATTCCTTCCCCTCCCAAGTTACGG GTTAATCTGTTTCAGTGCCAACCTTGCCAAGCCCATCGATGCTCAGAAATACATCTTCCCCACAGAATATTTTGTACTCGAACTCGTTCAGTTAAAGTTAAAGTGTCAACGGCAGACCATAATGAGCCTAACGGGGTTAATATGCAGCTCGGAGTCCTCGGGGAGAAACTCAGAGCAGCAATACCAACATCAGTTCAAGAATTTCCCTGGAGAAAAGCTGAGCAGATAGTTCTAGAAAGAGTAGTTTTTCTTGTGCAAGAGGCAGCGAAGTGGTCTcttgttctattttttgtttttggctcTTTATCGGACGTTGTATATACATTTTCCATAAATCGGGAACTAATAATGCCTGTTGGCCTATTTGTTGGCTGCCTAATGGCCGATTTCTTGAAGGAGATCTCACAAGAACTGTTTCATAAATCCGAG GAAAAGGACTTGAAATGGCATCTTCTGGGCCTATACAGCTTTTTTGTGTTTGTCAAGTTTATATCGACTAGGTTCGCGATACAACCACATGTATTTCTCTTGCATGTTGGAAATGGTGGCTTGATGCAGGTTTTGTGGTCTTGGAGAAAATCTATGGAAAATGCAACAAGCAAGTCAGAAGAAAACAACACCTCCAATTTGGAgtcttcatga